The Suncus etruscus isolate mSunEtr1 chromosome 14, mSunEtr1.pri.cur, whole genome shotgun sequence genome contains a region encoding:
- the NDUFA3 gene encoding NADH dehydrogenase [ubiquinone] 1 alpha subcomplex subunit 3, with amino-acid sequence MAGRVAAFLKTAWAQEPVLVASFAIGGLAIIMPALSPYTKYAAMVNEVTPYNYPVPLRDDGNMPDVPSHPQDPQGRSLEWLKNL; translated from the exons ATGGCTGGGA GAGTCGCCGCCTTCCTCAAGACCGCCTGGGCCCAAGAGCCGGTGCTCGTCGCCTCCTTCGCCATCGGCGGCCTCG CCATCATCATGCCCGCCCTCAGCCCCTACACCAAATATGCTGCCATGGTCAACGAGGTCACGCCCTACAACTACCCAG TGCCCCTGCGAGATGATGGAAACATGCCCGATGTGCCCAGTCACCCCCAGGACCCCCAAGGCCGAAGCCTGGAGTGGCTGAAGAATCTGTGA
- the TFPT gene encoding TCF3 fusion partner yields MELEQREGTMAAVGFEEFSAPPGSELALPPLFGGHILESELETEVEFVSGGLGEGSGLRERDEEEEAARGRRRRQRELNRRKYQVLGRRCREIEQVNECVLNRLHQVQRITRRLQQERRFLMRVLDSYGDDYRAGQFTFVLEDEGSQGTDAPTPSNTENEPPEKDGPSPPRRTPIPRESSSPAPGEGPSGRKRRRAPRDGRRGGASLTPELAPIKVEEDFGLEADEPLDSGWVSREPDKLLPYPTLASPSFD; encoded by the exons ATGGAACTGGAGCAGAGAGAGGG GACCATGGCCGCGGTGGGCTTCGAGGAGTTCTCGGCGCCGCCGGGCTCGGAGCTGGCCCTGCCGCCGCTCTTCGGGGGCCACATCCTGGAGAGCGAGCTGGAGACCGAGGTGGAGTTCGTGTCGGGCGGCCTGGGCGAGGGCTCGGGCCTGCGGGAGCGcgacgaggaggaggaggcggcccGGGGCCGGCGAAGGCGCCAGCGGGAGCTGAACCGCAGGAAGTACCAGGTGCTGGGGCGCCGCTGCCGCGAGATCGAGCAG GTGAACGAGTGTGTCCTGAATCGGCTCCACCAGGTGCAGAGGATAACACGGCGGCTGCAGCAGGAACGCAG GTTCCTCATGAGGGTGTTGGACTCCTACGGCGATGACTACCGGGCCGGACAGTTCACCTTCGTGCTGGAG GATGAAGGCAGCCAGGGCACCGACGCCCCCACTCCCAGCAACACAGAAAATGAGCCCCCGGAGAAAGATGGGCCCTCGCCCCCCAGAAGGACACCCATACCCCGCGAATCCAGCAGCCCAGCACCCGGAGAGGGGCCTAGCGGACGGAAGAGGCGGCGAGCACCCCGTGATGGCCGGCGAGGGGGTGCCTCGCTGACCCCAGAACTGGCCCCG ATCAAGGTGGAGGAGGACTTTGGCCTGGAAGCCGACGAGCCCCTGGACTCTGGCTGGGTTTCACGGGAACCCGACAAACTGCTGCCCTACCCCACCCTGGCCAGCCCTTCCTTCGACTGa
- the OSCAR gene encoding osteoclast-associated immunoglobulin-like receptor produces MAQELVLQLLTVWSLCHANITPSVPPDLYPKPWLEALPATIVTPGTNVTLRCLAPQHACSACRFALFQAGHATLQNVSGELAEVFLEEVTPAQGGVYHCRYQSLRWAPDVWSSPSDALDLLVLKELPRPTLEALPGTPLSLRCAGSLGGMNFALYRVGVQEPLLYGRSPWRWADFPLPSPGAPGTYVCYYHTPSAPYVLSPRSRPLVVDGDGEGPLDYTQGNVARLVLAGLVVLGLGVLGACEWRSRSRLRWHLPGSQPQPQPQAWSGCPTGLDLENAV; encoded by the exons ATGGCCCAGGAGCTGGTCCTTCAGTtgctgactgtct GGTCTCTGTGTCACGCGAACATCACTCCAAGTG TCCCTCCAGATTTATACCCCAAGCCCTGGCTGGAGGCTCTGCCGGCCACCATCGTGACCCCAGGCACCAACGTGACCCTGAGGTGCCTGGCGCCCCAACATGCCTGCAGTGCCTGCAGATTTGCGCTGTTCCAAGCTGGACATGCCACTCTGCAGAATGTTTCTGGGGAACTGGCAGAGGTCTTCTTGGAGGAGGTGACGCCGGCCCAGGGGGGTGTCTACCACTGCCGCTACCAGTCCCTGCGCTGGGCGCCCGATGTGTGGTCCTCGCCCAGCGATGCCCTGGACCTGCTGGTACTTA AGGAGCTGCCGAGGCCCACACTGGAGGCCCTGCCCGGGACCCCCCTGAGCCTGCGCTGCGCCGGGAGCCTGGGCGGGATGAACTTCGCGCTCTACCGAGTCGGGGTTCAAGAGCCGTTGCTCTACGGCCGATCGCCCTGGCGCTGGGCCGACTTCCCGCTGCCCTCGCCCGGGGCCCCTGGCACCTACGTCTGCTACTACCACACGCCCTCCGCGCCCTACGTGCTGTCCCCGAGAAGCAGGCCCCTCGTCGTCGATGGTGATGGTGAGG GACCCCTGGACTACACGCAGGGGAACGTGGCCCGCCTGGTGCTGGCTGGGCTGGTGGTGCTGGGCCTGGGCGTGCTGGGTGCCTGCGAGTGGCGCAGCCGGAGCCGCCTCAGATGGCATCTACCGGGGTCCCAGCCTCAACCCCAGCCCCAGGCCTGGTCGGGGTGCCCCACAGGGCTGGACCTGGAAAATGCGGTGTGA